The sequence below is a genomic window from Bactrocera neohumeralis isolate Rockhampton chromosome 4, APGP_CSIRO_Bneo_wtdbg2-racon-allhic-juicebox.fasta_v2, whole genome shotgun sequence.
AGTGGCGACGTTCACTCACCAAAAATGAGTTATTATTATCTTGTTGTTCTCTACTTTGTCTATGTATACTGCTGTAGCTTTGACGTTCACTAGGGAAAACCGAACTCGATGGCTCCTCGTGCAAGTTTAAAATACTCTTGCGATGAATTTTACCATTCGATGTAAGACTACCTATCTGATTGGAATCGTTAGAAATAGATTTTCGATGAAATACTGAGTTCGTAACGTTCGTATCGGCAGTGAAGTCGCTTCTTCGATGATGAAAATGTTTGGATACTGTAGCAGCTGAAGAACTAGATTTCGTTTTTGACGAGCAGCTTTCAACGGCTGTGGACTTTTGTTGAGTGGTATGTGTTTGATCTGACATAAATTTAGCCGATCCAGCAGCGTTTAGCTTTGCTGATGCGCTCTGCATTTCTCCAAACTTGCATTGGGTGGAGTGTGTTTGACCGGTGACTTCTCCCATTGTTGTACTGGATAATACTCTTTCAGAAGTGTTGCCAATTTTACTAGTTTTGAATTGTGCCGAGGAGGACTCATGCGACGAAGCGTTCATGCGGGTATcaatcattttattttcctttctaATACGATTTTCGGTCATAGAAATTGCCTCGTCGTGTTTATTTTCAACGTTTACAATGTTCTTAACATTGTTGGTCTTTGCAACATTCTCTATGACATTCACTCTCTCTTGTCGTTTAACATATTCTGTTTCTGGTTCTTTCTTAACCCGACCACCTATTACTGTAGTTACCTTTTTCGTCGATACTACTACTAAACCGTCAACGGGTTTATCCGAACTTACATTTGCGGCAGGAATTGCTTGTTTGCCAGAAACAAAGTTCATTTGATTAGTCGTTTTCAAAATGGCGTTATCCTCTCCAAGAGTTATAGATGATTTGTTATGAGAATACTTCGATCGGACAGCCTTTTGTACTACTTTAGTGCTGTCTAATCTTGAACTTTGCTTTTCATTGTAGTCATCTCTTCTGGAAACCTGAAGAGTGCCCTCTAGTTTGAGATTGTCTACTGGACGTTTTACAACCACCTTTTCAGTAgcagttttcaaaagtttagaATCGGTTCTATCTGTAGATGAAATATACATGTGTCCTTCTGGCCTAAGATTATCTTCCGGTTTTACTTGTTTTGGACGCTCAGCCGGCTGATATTGCTGTTTTTCCTTACTGTAGAAAGTGCCTTCAGGTTTAAGGTTATTACGTGGCACAATTTTGTCTGGTCTCTTAACACCCACGTGCTTTTCCGTCTCTGTAAAGGTCATCTCCCCCTCCATTCTTAAATTATCTTTGTGAATGACTCGTCTCACTTTTTCAGCCGGTTTAAATCCGGGTTTATCAGGAGTGTAAAATTCACCCTCCGTTCTTAAATTATCAGAGGGTACAACCTTTTCGGGCCTATTTACATACTGATACTGATTTTTCTCTGCAAACGTCATTTCTCCTTCCATGTGTAAATTATCTTTTCGGACAATGCGTTTTGTTTTCTCGGCGGGCTTGAATGATGTTTTCTCGGGTACGGTAAATTCACCCTCCACTTTTAAATTGTCTTTGGGTTTTTTCACTACAGGTCGTTCACCAGACTTGTATGAAGGCTTCTCCACTTTATAAAATTCGCCTTCAGGTCTTAGGTTATCTGTAGGTTTTATTTGATCCGGCTTTTTAACAAACTCATATTCCGTTTTCTCGGTAAATATAATTTCTCCTTCCGTACGAAGGTTGTCCTTTCTAATAATTCGCTCACTTTTTTCAGCAGGTCTAAACGCAATTTTTTCTGGTACATAAATGTTTCCCTCTGATTTGAGATTATCTTGTGGTTTTTTCGGAACAGGACGTTCGGCGGGTTTATACCCAGGTTTCTCTGGCTTATAAAATTCTCCCTCAGGCCGTAGATTATCTGCATGCTTTACTTGTGACGGTCGCTCACCGTGTCTGAATTTTGGTTTATCGGGAGAATAAAATTCTCCTTCAGGCTTCAAATTATCCTCCGGACGCTTCTGTACGGGACGTTCGGCTGGTTTATACCCAGGCTTCTCTGGTGTATAAAACTCTCCCTCAGGGCGTAGATTGTCTGCATGCTTTACTTGTGATGGACGCTCTCCGGGTTGGAATTTTGGTTTATCGGGAGAATAAAATTCTCCTTCGGGCTTCAAATTATCCTCCGGACGCTTCTGTACAGGACGTTCGGCTGGTTTATACCCTGGTTTCTCTGGTGTATAAAACTCTCCTTCAGGCCGTAGGTTATCTGCATGTTTTACTTGTGATGGCCGCTCTCCGGGTTGGAATTTTGGTTTATCGGGAGAATAAAATTCTCCTTCGGGCTTCAAATTATCTTCCGGACGCTTCTGTACAGGACGTTCCGCTGGTTTATACCCAGGCTTCTCTGGTGTATAAAACTCTCCCTCAGGGCGTAGATTGTCTGCATGCTTTACTTGTGATGGACGCTCTCCGGGTTGGAATTTTGGTTTATCAGGAGAATAAAATTCTCCTTCAGGCTTCAAATTATCCTCCGGACGCTTCTGTACGGGACGTTCGGCTGGTTTATACCCAGGTTTCTCTGGTGTATAAAACTCTCCCTCAGGGCGTAGATTGTCTGCATGCTTTACTTGTGATGGACGCTCTCCTGGTTGGAATTTTGGTTTATCGGGAGAATAAAATTCTCCTTCGGGCTTCAAATTATCCTCCGGACGCTTCTGTACAGGACGTTCGGCTGGTTTATACCCAGGTTTCTCTGGTGTATAAAATTCTCCCTCAGGCCGCAGGTTATCTGCATGCTTTACTTGTGATGGCCGCTCTCCGGGTTGGAATTTTGGTTTATCGGGAGAATAAAATTCTCCTTCAGGCTTCAAATTATCCTCCGGACGCTTCTGTACGGGACGTTCGGCTGGTTTATACCCAGGTTTCTCTGGTGTATAAAACTCTCCCTCAGGGCGTAGATTGTCTGCATGCTTTACTTGTGATGGACGCTCTCCTGGTTGGAATTTTGGTTTATCGGGAGAATAAAATTCTCCTTCGGGCTTCAAATTATCCTCCGGACGCTTCTGTACAGGACGTTCGGCTGGTTTATACCCAGGTTTCTCTGGTGTATAAAATTCTCCCTCAGGCCGTAGGTTATCTGCATGCTTTACTTGTGATGGACGCTCTCCTGGTTGGAATTTTGGTTTATCGGGAGAATAAAATTCTCCTTCAGGCTTCAAATTATCCTCTGGCCGCTTCTGTGTGGGACGTTCGGCCGGTTTATACCCAGGTTTCTGTGGAGTGTAAAATTCTCCTTCTGGCCGAAGATTGTCTACATGTTTCACTTGTGACGGCCGCTCGCCAGGTtggaattttggtttttctggGGTATAAAACTCTCCTTCTGGCTTTAAATTGTCTGTAGGCTTCACTTGCTCTGGCCTGCtaacaaattcatatttttcttttgtttcgaAAGTCATTTCACCTTCAGTGCGTAAGTTATCCTTCCTAATAATACGTTCGACTTTTTCTGCTGGCCTATAACCAGGCTTTCCAGGTGTGTAAAACTCGCCCTCAGGACGTAAGTTATCTTTTGGCTTCTTCTGAGTAGGTCGTTCGGCGGGTATGTAATCGGATTTTTCTGGAGAATAAAACTCGCCTTCTGTTCGAAGATTATCTTCAGGCTTCTTTTGTATTGGACGCTCTGCGGGCCTATAACTTGTTTTCTCAGGTATATAAAACTCACCTTCAGGCTTTAAGTTATCTTCGCGTCTAATAACTAACGGAGTCTCAGCTGCCTGATATTTTGGTTTTTCGGGAGTATAGAAATCACCCTCGGGTTTGAGATTATCAGTGGGTTTAATCTGATCAGGTCTAATGACAAACGTATATTCttcttttctttcaaaattcatttcacCTTCTGAGCGGAGATTGTCTTTCCTTATAATACGTTCAACCTTTTCAGCCGGTTTGTATACTAACTTCTCTGGTACTGTAAACGCACCTTCGGGTCTCAAGTTATCCTCAGGTTTAATTTGAGAAGGTCGTTCTGAAACTTGATACATTGGCTTTTCTGGAGTGTAAAATTCTCCCTCTGGTTTGAGGTTATCAATAGGTTTGACTTGCTCAGGTCTATTAACAAATTGATAATCTTCTTTTACTTCAAATATCATCTCCCCTTCAGTTCGCAAGTTATCTTTTCTTATTATTCGTTCTGTTCTTTCAGCTGGAGTGTAAGTGGTTTTCTCTGGAACAGTGAACTCTCCTTCAGGTCGTAAATTATCAAGAGGTTTTTTTTGAGTTGGCCTCTCCGCCGGCCGGTAACCAGGTTTTTCGGGTGTATAAAATTCACCTTCTGGTTTAAGGTTGTCTTCATGCTTGACTGGAGAAGGCCGATCTGCTGgaacaaaatcgactttttgtGGTTTATAAAACTCCCCGTCCGGTTTCAAATTATCTTCCCGTCTAATAATCAATGGCTTTTCGGCTGGCTGATACTTCGATTTTTCCGGAGCGTAGAATTCGCCTTCCGGTTTTAGATTATCAGTGGGTTTCAATTGCTCTGGCCTAACAACAAACTGATATTCTTCCTTCGTTTCAAAAGTCATCTCACCTTCTGAGCGCAAGTTATCCTTTCTAACAATACGTTCGACTTTTTCCGCTGGTTGGTAAGGTGTTTTCTGCGGAATAGTGAATTCACCTTCTGGTCTTAAATTGTCCTCAGGTTTCTTTGCAATAGGTCGGTCAGCGGACTGGTAGTCTGGTTTATCAGGAGCATAAAACTCTCCCTCCTGTCTCAAATTGTCTTGGGGTTTTTTCTGAGTTGGGCGTTCCGCAGGTTCAAAACCAGGTTTCTCGGGTGTATAGAATTCACCCTCCGGTTTTAAATTATCCTTATGTCGAATTTGCACTGGCTTTTCAGCAGGTTGGTATTTTGGTTTTTCTGGGGTATAGAATTCTCCTTCCGGTCTAAGATTATCTACCGGTTTGACTTGCTCTGGTCTATTTACAAATTGATATTCttctttcttttcaaaaataatttcccCTTCTGAGCGCAAGTTGTCTTTCCTTACTACACGAACAGTTTTTTCGGCgggtttatatatttctttttcggGAATCATGAACTCGCCTTCCGGTCTTAAGTTATCTTCAGGTTTCAATTGAGTAGGTCTTTCAGCAGCCTTAAATTCCTGCTTGTCTGGTACATAAAACTCACCTTCTGGACGCAAATTATCTTCTGGCCGCTTTTGAATTGGACGCTCTGCTGGTGTGAAACCTGGTTTTTGTGGAGTATAGAATTCGCCTTCGGGTTTTAAGTTATCTTCGTGTCTGATTTGTAAAGGTTTTTCAGCTGGCTTATATATTGATTTCTCTGGAGCATAAAACTCGCCTTCTGGCTTTAGATTATCAGTGGGTTTCACTTGATTGGGCCTAATAACAAACTGATATTCTTCTTTTGTTTCGAATGTCATTTCACCTTCTGTGCGTAAATTGTCCTTTCTAATAACACGTTCAATTTTTTCAGCAGGTTTATACATTTCTTTTTCCGGAACAAGAAACTCGCCTTCAGGTTTCAAATTATCTATAGGTTTCTTTTGCGTTGGACGTTCGGCGGGTTGATAAGTGGGTTTCTCGTGTTTATAGAACTCCCCTTCTGGTTTCAAATTGTCTTCTGGGCGTTTCTGAGTTGGACGTTCTGCTGGCCTATATCCAGGTTTTTCTGGAGTGTAAAATTCTCCCTCAGGGCGAAGGTTGTCCTCTGGTCTAACTTGTGTAGGACGTTCTCCTGGTTGAAACTTTGTTTTCTCTGGTGAATAGAAATCACCTTCTGGCTTCAAATTATCTTCCGGCCGTTTCTGAGTTGGACGTTCTGCTGGTCTAAATCCGGGCTTCTCAGGAGTGTAAAATTCGCCTTCGGGTCGCAAATTGTCAGCATGTCGTACTTGAGTGGGACGCTCTCCAGGTTGGAACTTAGGTTTCTCTGGTGAATAGAAATCACCTTCTGGCTTCAAATTATCCTCTGGCCGTTTCTGAGTTGGACGTTCTGCTGGCCTAAATCCAGTTTTTTCTGGAGTGTAAAATTCACCCTCAGGCCTAAGGTTGTCCTCTGGTCTAACTTGTGTGGGACGTTCTCCTGGTTGGAACTTTGTCTTCTCTGGTGTATAGAACTCGCCTTCTGGTCTCAAATTATCTTCCGGTTTCTTCTGAACTGGACGTTCAGCGGGTCTAAATCCAGGTTTTTCGGGAGTGTAAAATTCACCCTCAGGCCTAAGGTTGTCCTCTGGTCTAACTTGTGTGGGACGTTCTCCTGGTTGGAACTTTGTCTTCTCTGGTGTATAGAACTCGCCTTCTGGTCTCAAATTATCTTCTGGCTTCTTTTGAGTTGGACGTTCAGCTGGTCTAAATCCGGGCTTCTCAGGAGTGTAAAATTCGCCTTCGGGTTTCAAATTATCAGCATGTCGTACTTGTGTGGGGCGCTCTCCAGGTTGGAACTTTGGTTTCTCTGGTGAATAGAAATCACCTTCTGGTTTCAAATTATCCTCTGGCCGTTTCTGAGTTGGACGTTCTGCTGGCCTATATCCAGGTTTTTCTGGAGTGTAAAATTCACCCTCAGGCCGAAGGTTGTCCTCTGGTCTAACTTGTGTAGGACGTTCTCCTGGTTgaaactttgttttttctggTGCATAAAACTCTCCTTCTGGTCTCAAATTATCTTCTGGCTTCTTTTGAGTTGGACGTTCAGCTGGTCTAAATCCGGGCTTCTCAGGAGTGTAAAATTCGCCTTCGGGTCGCAAATTATCAGCATGTCGTACTTGAGTGGGACGCTCTCCAGGTTGGAACTTAGGTTTCTCTGGTGAATAGAAATCACCTTCTGGCTTCAAATTATCCTCTGGCCGTTTCTGAGTTGGACGTTCTGCTGGCCTAAATCCAGTTTTTTCTGGAGTGTAAAATTCACCCTCAGGCCTAAGGTTGTCCTCTGGTCTAACTTGTGTGGGACGTTCTCCTGGTTGGAACTTTGTCTTCTCTGGTGTATAGAACTCGCCTTCTGGTCTCAAATTATCTTCCGGTTTCTTCTGAACTGGACGTTCAGCGGGTCTAAATCCAGGTTTTTCGGGAGTGTAAAATTCACCCTCAGGCCTAAGGTTGTCCTCTGGTCTAACTTGTGTGGGACGTTCTCCTGGTTGGAACTTTGTCTTCTCTGGTGTATAGAACTCGCCTTCTGGTCTCAAATTATCTTCTGGTTTCTTTTGAGTTGGACGTTCAGCTGGTCTAAATCCGGGCTTCTCAGGAGTGTAAAATTCGCCTTCGGGTTTCAAATTATCAGCATGTCGTACTTGTGTGGGGCGCTCTCCAGGTTGGAACTTTGGTTTCTCTGGTGAATAGAAATCACCTTCTGGTTTCAAATTATCCTCTGGCCGTTTCTGAGTTGGACGTTCTGCTGGCCTATATCCAGGTTTTTCTGGAGTGTAAAATTCACCCTCAGGCCGAAGGTTGTCCTCTGGTCTAACTTGTGTAGGACGTTCTCCTGGTTgaaactttgttttttctggTGCATAAAACTCTCCTTCTGGTCTCAAATTATCTTCTGGCTTCTTTTGAGTTGGACGTTCAGCTGGTCTAAATCCGGGCTTCTCAGGAGTGTAAAATTCGCCTTCGGGTCGCAAATTATCAGCATGTCGTACTTGTGTGGGACGCTCTCCAGGTTGGAACTTTGGTTTCTCTGGTGAATAGAAATCACCTTCTGGTTTCAAATTGTCTTCTGGCTTCTTTTGAGTTGGACGTTCAGCGGGTCTAAACCCATGTTTTTCAGGAGTGTAAAACTCACCCTCAGGCCGAAGGTTGTCCTCTGGTCTAACTTGTGTGGGACGTTCCCCTGGTTgaaactttgttttttctggTGCATAAAACTCTCCTTCTGGTCTCAAATTATCTTCTGGCTTCTTTTGAGTTGGACGTTCAGCTGGTCTAAATCCGGGCTTCTCAGGAGTGTAAAATTCGCCTTCGGGTTTCAAATTATCAGCATGTCGTACTTGTGTGGGGCGCTCTCCAGGTTGGAACTTTGGTTTCTCTGGTGAATAGAAATCACCTTCTGGTTTCAAATTATCCTCTGGCCGTTTCTGAGTTGGACGTTCTGCTGGCCTATATCCAGGTTTTTCTGGAGTGTAAAATTCACCCTCAGGCCGAAGGTTGTCCTCTGGTCTAACTTGTGTAGGACGTTCTCCTGGTTgaaactttgttttttctggTGCATAAAACTCTCCTTCTGGTCTCAAATTATCTTCTGGCTTCTTTTGAGTTGGACGTTCAGCTGGTCTAAATCCGGGCTTCTCAGGAGTGTAAAATTCGCCTTCGGGTCGCAAATTATCAGCATGTCGTACTTGTGTGGGACGCTCTCCAGGTTGGAACTTTGGTTTCTCTGGTGAATAGAAATCACCTTCTGGTTTCAAATTGTCTTCTGGCTTCTTTTGAGTTGGACGTTCAGCGGGTCTAAACCCATGTTTTTCAGGAGTGTAAAACTCACCCTCAGGCCGAAGGTTGTCCTCTGGTCTAACTTGTGTGGGACGTTCCCCTGGTTgaaactttgttttttctggTGCATAAAACTCTCCTTCTGGTCTCAAATTATCTTCTGGCTTCTTTTGAGTTGGACGTTCAGCTGGTCTAAATCCGGGCTTCTCAGGAGTGTAAAATTCACCCTCAGGCCTAAGGTTGTCCTCTGGTCTAACTTGTGTAGGACGTTCTCCTGGTTGATACTTTGATTTTTCTGGTGTATAGAACTCGCCTTCTGGTCTCAAATTATCTTCTGGCTTCTTTTGAGTTGGACGTTCAGCTGGTCTAAATCCGGGCTTCTCAGGAGTGTAAAATTCGCCTTCGGGTCGCAAGTTGTCAGCATGTCTAACTTGTGTGGGACGCTCTCCAGGTTGGAACTTTGGTTTCTCTGGTGAATAGAACTCGCCTTCTGGTCTCAAATTATCTTCTGGCTTTTTCTGAGTTGGACGTTCAGCTGGTCTAAACCCAGGTTTTTCAGGAGTGTAAAACTCACCCTCAGGCCTAAGGTTGTCCTCTGGTCTAACTTGTGTAGGACGTTCTCCTGGTTGGAACTTTGACTTTTCTGGTGTATAGAACTCGCCTTCTGGTCTCAAATTATCTTCTGGTTTCTTCTGAACTGGACGTTCAGCAGGCCTAAATCCAGGTTTTTCGGGAGTGTAAAATTCACCCTCAGGGCGAAGGTTGTCCCCTGGTCTAACTTGTGTTGGACGTTCTCCTGGTTGAAACTGTGCCTTTTCGGGTGTATAGAACTCGCCTTCTGGTCTCAAATTATCTTCTGGCTTCTTCTGAACTGGACGTTCAGCAGGCCTAAATCCAGGTTTTTCTGGAGTGTAAAACTCGCCTTCTGGTTGCAAATTGTCAGCATGTCTTACTTGCGTGGGACGCTCTCCTGGTTGGAATTTTATCTTCTCTGGTTTATAGAATTCTCCTTCTGGTTTCAAATTGTCTTCTGGTTTCGTTTGTGTAGGACGTTCAGCAGGTCTAAATCCGGGTTTTTCAGGCGTATAAAACTCTCCTTCCGATTTAAGATTATCAATTGGTTTGATTTGTTCCGGCCTACTCACAAATGTGTATTCTTCTTTTACGTCAAATATCATTTCTCCTTCTGTTTTGAGATTGTCTTTTCTTATTACTCGTGTTGTCTGTTCCGCTGGTGCATACGAGATCTTTTCCGGCACTATGAATTCACCTTCAGGGCGGAGATTGTCCTCTGGTTTCTTTTGTAACGGGCGTTCTGTTGATTGATAGACTGGTTTGTCGGGAGTGTAGAAATCTCCTTCCGGTTTTAGGTTgtctttatatttaatttgagtAGGTTTTTCTGCTGGAACatacgttgttttttctggcaTATAAAATTCACCTTCAGATTTGAGGTTATCAGTGGGTTTGACTGGCAGAGGCCTTATTACATATTGATATTCCTCTTTTTCCGTAAATGTCATTTCTCCTTCACTGCGCAAGTTGTCTTTTCTAATTATGCGTTCCGTTCTTTCAGCCGGTTGGAATGGAATTTTTTCGGGAACTATAAATTCTCCCTCAGGTTTCAAATTGTCCTCGGGTTTTATTAAAGTGACTTGCTCGTCAATGTCGTACAAAAGTTTTAATCGAGATTCTTCGAGATCCTTTTTAGACCAAGTGTTGGACCTTATTCGCGTTTGAGATTCGTCCAGCAAAtctattaattaacaaaaaacgcagttcttaatttaaacaaaggatatattgtatatactataGACTTTACCTATAGTCTCTATTATAGCATCCGTCTTCTTAACGCTTGAAGCACAATGGTGGCGACTGAAAtgagcatacatatatgatattttgatataaaatgcTAATTTAAAGCCAATTATAAAGAACCAACATTTCTAAAAGCTAATTATTTATATTGCTTACCCGCAAGTGCAGAT
It includes:
- the LOC126756767 gene encoding uncharacterized protein LOC126756767 isoform X16; this translates as MVSKGSKKKQQQISVSDSKNAASTSSTTSSSSKTVVHTAGTEAASTSSSAVGVTSTSSPTWTKTSQTLQKSESAASNKSMLATTHSGTQSQLQSTLFKSSSSSSSHTESRSEQKQRRQQIEQQQQQQQEQLYEIVSDVGSIGGGQSAPIASIMSDTLKSTKASSSSSSFQQKSEYYEEISNDFSNAKIISSIDLLESDKKEPVFSVPIDVIEIVGSGSSSIGSNYNKAYLSSSQSQTGIMTSTSSSNFAHIESASSSSKVIDGGITITDMSTENSKSISSTSNTAKSGKVTSTNVEMTSSSNKFLTNDVNNSSTEVNSYTSYSTIDGKAINGATTPVIAPLITSPAKTQQTSTAFTKSTQRAIDDDSHSITSTAHSEITSQGDSTSLTETAKNLKSDVVVSGSSRQLASNVTNKSTKKSSIIEQNISEQTIEESSLKKSKSTSKKEVYDVKTKRWTELNEKTGTGATNKKQPTIERYVSRESDGTYKITYKKKIFDQRANKWKIVEEKTVDSAHDTHYPEIVDDVINTTTTTYTTKVYDTKTGEWKIVEEKSFVDSKAFVPNDIVREIEKDNTDVANITTTTEVTKIFDASLNDWRVLDEKTHTDVIERIVETPKKTIYIDEFVEIEKNVQITEDSENITNERTNTSKRKDITTNIYDEVDDVKREKLTTSDSRIRGVDKKETFGSKHTDMCICEICTCGRHHCASSVKKTDAIIETIDLLDESQTRIRSNTWSKKDLEESRLKLLYDIDEQVTLIKPEDNLKPEGEFIVPEKIPFQPAERTERIIRKDNLRSEGEMTFTEKEEYQYVIRPLPVKPTDNLKSEGEFYMPEKTTYVPAEKPTQIKYKDNLKPEGDFYTPDKPVYQSTERPLQKKPEDNLRPEGEFIVPEKISYAPAEQTTRVIRKDNLKTEGEMIFDVKEEYTFVSRPEQIKPIDNLKSEGEFYTPEKPGFRPAERPTQKKPEDNLRPEGEFYSPEKPKFQPGERPTQVRHADNLRPEGEFYTPEKPGFRPAERPTQKKPEDNLRPEGEFYTPEKSKYQPGERPTQVRPEDNLRPEGEFYTPEKPGFRPAERPTQKKPEDNLRPEGEFYAPEKTKFQPGERPTQVRPEDNLRPEGEFYTPEKHGFRPAERPTQKKPEDNLKPEGDFYSPEKPKFQPGERPTQVRHADNLRPEGEFYTPEKPGFRPAERPTQKKPEDNLRPEGEFYAPEKTKFQPGERPTQVRPEDNLRPEGEFYTPEKPGYRPAERPTQKRPEDNLKPEGDFYSPEKPKFQPGERPTQVRHADNLKPEGEFYTPEKPGFRPAERPTQKKPEDNLRPEGEFYAPEKTKFQPGERPTQVRPEDNLRPEGEFYTPEKHGFRPAERPTQKKPEDNLKPEGDFYSPEKPKFQPGERPTQVRHADNLRPEGEFYTPEKPGFRPAERPTQKKPEDNLRPEGEFYAPEKTKFQPGERPTQVRPEDNLRPEGEFYTPEKPGYRPAERPTQKRPEDNLKPEGEFYTPEKTKFQPGERPTQVRPEDNLRPEGEFYTPEKPGFRPAERPVQKKPEDNLRPEGEFYTPEKTKFQPGERPTQVRPEDNLRPEGEFYTPEKPGFRPAERPTQKKPEDNLRPEGEFYAPEKTKFQPGERPTQVRPEDNLRPEGEFYTPEKPGYRPAERPTQKRPEDNLKPEGDFYSPEKPKFQPGERPTQVRHADNLKPEGEFYTPEKPGFRPAERPTQKKPEDNLRPEGEFYTPEKTKFQPGERPTQVRPEDNLRPEGEFYTPEKPGFRPAERPVQKKPEDNLRPEGEFYTPEKTKFQPGERPTQVRPEDNLRPEGEFYTPEKTGFRPAERPTQKRPEDNLKPEGDFYSPEKPKFQPGERPTQVRHADNLRPEGEFYTPEKPGFRPAERPTQKRPEDNLKPEGDFYSPEKTKFQPGERPTQVRPEDNLRPEGEFYTPEKPGYRPAERPTQKRPEDNLKPEGEFYKHEKPTYQPAERPTQKKPIDNLKPEGEFLVPEKEMYKPAEKIERVIRKDNLRTEGEMTFETKEEYQFVIRPNQVKPTDNLKPEGEFYAPEKSIYKPAEKPLQIRHEDNLKPEGEFYTPQKPGFTPAERPIQKRPEDNLRPEGEFYVPDKQEFKAAERPTQLKPEDNLRPEGEFMIPEKEIYKPAEKTVRVVRKDNLRSEGEIIFEKKEEYQFVNRPEQVKPVDNLRPEGEFYTPEKPKYQPAEKPVQIRHKDNLKPEGEFYTPEKPGFEPAERPTQKKPQDNLRQEGEFYAPDKPDYQSADRPIAKKPEDNLRPEGEFTIPQKTPYQPAEKVERIVRKDNLRSEGEMTFETKEEYQFVVRPEQLKPTDNLKPEGEFYAPEKSKYQPAEKPLIIRREDNLKPDGEFYKPQKVDFVPADRPSPVKHEDNLKPEGEFYTPEKPGYRPAERPTQKKPLDNLRPEGEFTVPEKTTYTPAERTERIIRKDNLRTEGEMIFEVKEDYQFVNRPEQVKPIDNLKPEGEFYTPEKPMYQVSERPSQIKPEDNLRPEGAFTVPEKLVYKPAEKVERIIRKDNLRSEGEMNFERKEEYTFVIRPDQIKPTDNLKPEGDFYTPEKPKYQAAETPLVIRREDNLKPEGEFYIPEKTSYRPAERPIQKKPEDNLRTEGEFYSPEKSDYIPAERPTQKKPKDNLRPEGEFYTPGKPGYRPAEKVERIIRKDNLRTEGEMTFETKEKYEFVSRPEQVKPTDNLKPEGEFYTPEKPKFQPGERPSQVKHVDNLRPEGEFYTPQKPGYKPAERPTQKRPEDNLKPEGEFYSPDKPKFQPGERPSQVKHADNLRPEGEFYTPEKPGYKPAERPVQKRPEDNLKPEGEFYSPDKPKFQPGERPSQVKHADNLRPEGEFYTPEKPGYKPAERPVQKRPEDNLKPEGEFYSPDKPKFQPGERPSQVKHADNLRPEGEFYTPEKPGYKPAERPVQKRPEDNLKPEGEFYSPDKPKFQPGERPSQVKHADNLRPEGEFYTPEKPGYKPAERPVQKRPEDNLKPEGEFYSPDKPKFQPGERPSQVKHADNLRPEGEFYTPEKPGYKPAERPVQKRPEDNLKPEGEFYSPDKPKFQPGERPSQVKHADNLRPEGEFYTPEKPGYKPAERPVQKRPEDNLKPEGEFYSPDKPKFRHGERPSQVKHADNLRPEGEFYKPEKPGYKPAERPVPKKPQDNLKSEGNIYVPEKIAFRPAEKSERIIRKDNLRTEGEIIFTEKTEYEFVKKPDQIKPTDNLRPEGEFYKVEKPSYKSGERPVVKKPKDNLKVEGEFTVPEKTSFKPAEKTKRIVRKDNLHMEGEMTFAEKNQYQYVNRPEKVVPSDNLRTEGEFYTPDKPGFKPAEKVRRVIHKDNLRMEGEMTFTETEKHVGVKRPDKIVPRNNLKPEGTFYSKEKQQYQPAERPKQVKPEDNLRPEGHMYISSTDRTDSKLLKTATEKVVVKRPVDNLKLEGTLQVSRRDDYNEKQSSRLDSTKVVQKAVRSKYSHNKSSITLGEDNAILKTTNQMNFVSGKQAIPAANVSSDKPVDGLVVVSTKKVTTVIGGRVKKEPETEYVKRQERVNVIENVAKTNNVKNIVNVENKHDEAISMTENRIRKENKMIDTRMNASSHESSSAQFKTSKIGNTSERVLSSTTMGEVTGQTHSTQCKFGEMQSASAKLNAAGSAKFMSDQTHTTQQKSTAVESCSSKTKSSSSAATVSKHFHHRRSDFTADTNVTNSVFHRKSISNDSNQIGSLTSNGKIHRKSILNLHEEPSSSVFPSERQSYSSIHRQSREQQDNNNSFLVSERRHFNTLSQSQSRDQTSKSCNVHKTSSSSGIEFPSYSKHSERTVSRRNVNQSSISLGIDGASSTTLYRSEYKTVPSTTCAIHKIKEGAFQHTRNTNEHKFFKTVKN